A window from Intestinimonas massiliensis (ex Afouda et al. 2020) encodes these proteins:
- the rpsT gene encoding 30S ribosomal protein S20, protein MPNIKSAKKRVLVNETKAARNKAAKSALKTQIKKFEAVVAEGNRSEADSAYKATVKAIDKAAAKGLLHKNNAANKKSAMTIKLNKLA, encoded by the coding sequence TTGCCGAATATTAAGTCTGCCAAGAAGCGCGTGCTGGTCAACGAGACCAAGGCTGCGCGGAACAAGGCTGCCAAGTCTGCGCTGAAGACCCAGATCAAGAAGTTTGAAGCCGTGGTGGCCGAAGGCAACCGCAGCGAGGCCGATAGCGCTTACAAGGCCACTGTCAAAGCCATTGACAAGGCTGCTGCCAAGGGTCTGCTGCACAAGAACAACGCGGCCAACAAGAAGAGCGCCATGACCATCAAGCTCAACAAGCTGGCCTGA
- a CDS encoding MarR family transcriptional regulator: protein MENRGKELNLFLVRVFNEILRTEERDLAGRFPDLSLRELHLIEEVCRAEEEGRDNRATAIAAAQRVTAGTLTTAVTLLEKKGYLERRRDEKDRRAVRILPTAAARAANAVHARFHREMVDGLLAVLTEDETGVLVRALGHLAGFFQEKDRQNRPIRG, encoded by the coding sequence ATGGAAAACCGCGGCAAGGAACTGAATCTCTTTCTGGTCCGTGTGTTCAACGAAATCCTCCGGACGGAGGAGCGGGACCTGGCGGGCCGGTTTCCGGACCTGTCCCTGCGGGAGCTGCACCTGATTGAGGAGGTCTGCCGGGCGGAGGAGGAGGGCCGAGACAACCGGGCCACCGCCATTGCCGCCGCCCAGCGCGTGACGGCGGGGACGCTGACCACTGCGGTGACGCTGCTGGAGAAGAAGGGCTATCTGGAGCGCCGCCGGGACGAGAAGGACCGACGGGCGGTTCGCATCCTGCCCACAGCCGCGGCCCGGGCGGCCAACGCCGTCCATGCCCGTTTCCACCGGGAGATGGTGGACGGGCTTTTGGCGGTCCTTACGGAGGATGAGACCGGGGTTCTGGTCCGGGCGCTGGGCCATCTGGCCGGCTTTTTTCAGGAAAAGGACCGGCAAAACAGACCAATAAGGGGGTAG
- a CDS encoding DegV family protein: MVRILTDSTSELSAARQAELGVEVAPLTVHFGDETFRDGVDITNHAFYDRLRRAEALPVTAQVNPEEFVNRFRTHVEAGDEVVGIFLSSLLSGTFQSASIARDIVDETHIFVVDSGAVTFGLGLLVEYAVMLRDQGRSAARIAAEVQAISGRVRLLAVVDTLKYLKMGGRISGASAVLGGMLGITPILKVQHGVVEAAAKVRGRKAAFQWMDRRMEQERPDLTLPVAFGHSDAPAVLAECRAHFVEKLGLTSWRESDIGSVVGTHAGPGAAGIAYFVKE, encoded by the coding sequence ATGGTTCGCATTTTGACCGACAGCACCAGTGAGCTCTCCGCCGCCCGTCAGGCGGAGCTGGGGGTGGAGGTGGCTCCGCTCACCGTCCACTTTGGGGATGAGACCTTCCGGGATGGGGTGGACATCACCAACCATGCGTTTTATGACCGCCTGCGGCGTGCGGAGGCCTTGCCGGTCACCGCTCAGGTCAATCCGGAGGAGTTTGTCAACCGCTTCCGGACCCATGTGGAGGCCGGGGACGAGGTGGTGGGGATCTTTTTGTCCTCGCTGCTCTCCGGCACCTTTCAGTCGGCCTCGATCGCCCGTGACATTGTGGACGAGACCCATATTTTTGTGGTGGACTCGGGTGCGGTGACCTTTGGGCTGGGTCTTCTGGTGGAGTATGCTGTAATGCTCCGGGATCAGGGCAGATCGGCCGCCCGGATCGCGGCAGAGGTCCAGGCCATTTCCGGGCGGGTGCGGCTGCTGGCGGTGGTGGACACCCTGAAATACCTGAAGATGGGGGGCCGTATCTCGGGAGCCTCCGCGGTGCTGGGCGGGATGCTGGGCATCACTCCCATCCTCAAGGTGCAGCACGGGGTGGTGGAGGCCGCCGCCAAGGTGCGGGGCCGAAAGGCGGCCTTCCAGTGGATGGATCGGCGGATGGAGCAGGAGCGGCCGGATCTGACGCTTCCCGTGGCCTTCGGCCACTCGGACGCCCCGGCGGTTCTGGCCGAGTGCCGGGCGCACTTTGTGGAAAAGCTGGGCCTGACGTCCTGGCGGGAGAGCGACATCGGCAGCGTGGTGGGCACCCACGCCGGGCCCGGCGCGGCGGGCATCGCCTATTTTGTAAAAGAGTAA
- the rnhA gene encoding ribonuclease HI, protein MKTVTIYTDGACSGNPGPGGWGAILMYGGFQKELSGGEAHTTNNRMELTGVITALEALKEPCAVELYSDSKYVIDALEKGWAKGWRARGWVKGDKKPALNPDLWARLLDLCDYHKVNLHWVKGHAANPYNNRCDELAVAESRNHKQ, encoded by the coding sequence ATGAAAACAGTCACCATCTACACCGACGGCGCCTGCTCCGGCAACCCGGGGCCGGGCGGCTGGGGCGCCATCCTCATGTACGGCGGCTTTCAAAAGGAGCTGTCCGGCGGGGAGGCGCACACCACCAACAACCGCATGGAGCTCACCGGCGTCATTACCGCCCTGGAGGCCCTGAAGGAGCCCTGCGCCGTGGAGCTCTACTCCGACTCCAAGTACGTCATCGACGCCCTGGAAAAGGGCTGGGCCAAGGGCTGGCGGGCCAGAGGCTGGGTCAAGGGGGACAAAAAGCCCGCCCTCAATCCCGACCTGTGGGCCCGGCTGCTGGACCTGTGCGACTACCACAAGGTCAACCTCCACTGGGTCAAGGGACATGCCGCCAACCCCTATAACAACCGCTGCGACGAGTTGGCGGTGGCCGAGAGCCGGAACCATAAGCAGTAA
- a CDS encoding SHOCT domain-containing protein, with protein sequence MDRKRKQRVTYRPSKSSGVFGGVVGVIFVLIGVFVVIPTFGPFGILWTLFAVAITGMSLYQAFGKGYVGPEIHIEEDGGEPSETPAPVGGVSAQDRLTELRALYDQRLITQEEYEEKRREILKDL encoded by the coding sequence ATGGATCGAAAGCGGAAACAGCGGGTCACCTATCGGCCCAGCAAGTCCAGCGGCGTGTTCGGCGGCGTGGTGGGGGTCATTTTCGTCCTCATCGGCGTGTTTGTGGTCATTCCCACCTTCGGACCCTTCGGCATCCTGTGGACCCTCTTCGCCGTGGCCATCACTGGAATGAGCCTCTACCAGGCCTTCGGCAAGGGCTATGTGGGCCCCGAGATCCACATCGAGGAGGACGGCGGCGAGCCGTCTGAGACGCCCGCTCCCGTGGGCGGCGTATCCGCCCAGGACCGGCTCACCGAGCTGCGGGCCCTCTACGACCAGCGCCTTATCACCCAGGAGGAGTATGAGGAGAAGCGCAGGGAGATCCTAAAGGACCTGTGA
- the gyrA gene encoding DNA gyrase subunit A, with the protein MSKKPQYDPEEIRYPDQVIVTSPLVPEMEKSYIEYAMSVIVGRALPDVRDGLKPVHRRILYAMYEDNLTHDRPFKKSATCVGDVLGRYHPHGDQSVYDALVRLAQDFSMRYPLVDGHGNFGSVDGDPPAAYRYTEARLDKISQEMLRDIDKETVDWDPNFDESRREPRVLPSRFPNLLVNGSSGIAVGMATNIPPHNLTEVINATICVLDNPEATLADLMEHVHGPDFPTRGIIMGRSGIRAAYATGRGRVIIRARTEFEEFGKDRIRIIVTEIPYQVNKRMLIKNMAEQVEDKRLEGISDIRDETDRNGMRIVIELKRDANPQVVLNRLFAQTQLQTSFAINMLALVNNQSQPKILSLRHILDEYIAFQEEIIVRRTKYDLKKAQERAHLLEGLLIAQDNIDEVIKIIRSSYDNAKENLMNRFGLDDIQAQAILDMRLKALQGLDREKLENEYKELEERIAYYQELLGSETMIRQVLKDELTAIRDKYGDERVTEIQDVEDEIDIEDLIEEEECVFTLTAAGYIKRLPASTYRAQRRGGKGITAQTLKEEDVVETVFTASTHDYILFFTNKGRVHRKKGYQIPEAGRTAKGTNIVNVLPVESDEKVTAMIHLRQFPEDRYLTMVTRNGTVKRIQLSSINTARKAGIRCITLEEGDELICVRETDGEQALLIATHDGMTISFLESDVRCMGRDACGVMGIRLRDGDYVVGAARAKYDHQVLMVTERGYGKRTPMDEYFRADGPQKRGGYGLKGYQVTEKTGPVVGVKVVSDEDDILVINDAGVIIRMAVKDINVYSRSAQGVKLMNLDEGVKVISIARTDHEEEETGEGASAPETTEG; encoded by the coding sequence ATGAGTAAGAAACCACAGTACGATCCCGAGGAAATCCGTTACCCGGACCAGGTCATCGTCACCTCTCCCCTGGTGCCCGAGATGGAGAAATCCTACATCGAATACGCCATGAGCGTCATCGTGGGCCGGGCCCTGCCCGACGTCCGCGACGGCCTCAAGCCCGTCCACCGCCGCATCCTCTACGCCATGTACGAGGACAACCTGACCCACGACCGGCCCTTCAAAAAGTCCGCCACCTGCGTGGGCGACGTGCTGGGCCGCTACCACCCCCACGGCGACCAGTCCGTCTACGACGCCCTGGTCCGTCTGGCCCAGGACTTCTCCATGCGCTACCCCCTGGTGGACGGCCACGGCAACTTCGGCTCCGTGGATGGCGATCCCCCCGCCGCCTACCGTTACACCGAGGCCCGCCTGGACAAGATCTCCCAGGAGATGCTCCGGGACATCGACAAAGAGACCGTGGACTGGGACCCCAACTTCGATGAGTCCCGCAGGGAGCCCCGGGTGCTCCCCTCCCGCTTCCCCAACCTGCTGGTCAACGGCTCCTCCGGCATCGCCGTGGGCATGGCCACCAACATCCCGCCCCACAACCTCACCGAGGTCATCAACGCCACCATCTGCGTGCTGGACAACCCGGAGGCCACCTTGGCCGACCTGATGGAGCACGTCCACGGCCCCGACTTCCCCACCCGGGGCATCATCATGGGCCGCTCCGGCATCCGGGCCGCCTATGCCACCGGCCGGGGCCGCGTCATCATCCGGGCCCGCACCGAGTTTGAGGAGTTCGGTAAGGACCGCATCCGCATCATCGTCACCGAGATCCCCTATCAGGTCAACAAGCGCATGCTCATCAAGAACATGGCCGAGCAGGTGGAGGATAAGCGGCTGGAGGGCATCTCCGACATCCGGGACGAGACCGACCGCAACGGCATGCGCATCGTCATCGAGCTCAAGCGGGACGCCAATCCCCAGGTGGTGCTCAACCGCCTGTTTGCCCAGACCCAGCTCCAGACCTCCTTCGCCATCAACATGCTGGCCCTGGTCAACAACCAGTCCCAGCCCAAGATCCTCTCCCTGCGCCACATTCTGGACGAGTACATCGCCTTCCAGGAGGAGATCATCGTCCGGCGGACCAAGTACGACCTCAAGAAGGCCCAGGAGCGGGCCCACCTGCTGGAGGGCCTGCTCATCGCCCAGGACAACATCGACGAGGTCATCAAGATCATCCGCAGCAGCTACGACAACGCCAAGGAAAATTTGATGAACCGCTTCGGCCTGGACGACATCCAGGCCCAGGCCATCCTGGACATGCGGCTAAAGGCACTCCAGGGTCTGGACCGGGAGAAGCTGGAAAACGAGTACAAGGAGCTGGAGGAGCGCATCGCCTACTATCAGGAGCTGCTGGGCTCCGAGACCATGATCCGCCAGGTCCTCAAGGACGAGCTGACCGCCATCCGGGACAAGTACGGCGACGAGCGCGTCACCGAGATCCAGGACGTGGAGGACGAGATCGACATCGAGGACCTCATCGAGGAGGAGGAGTGCGTCTTTACCCTCACCGCCGCGGGCTACATCAAGCGGCTGCCCGCCTCCACCTACCGGGCCCAGCGCCGGGGCGGTAAGGGCATCACCGCCCAGACCTTGAAAGAGGAGGACGTGGTGGAGACCGTGTTCACCGCCTCCACCCACGACTATATCCTCTTCTTCACCAACAAGGGCCGGGTCCACCGGAAAAAGGGCTATCAGATCCCCGAGGCCGGCCGCACCGCCAAGGGCACCAACATCGTCAACGTCCTGCCGGTGGAGTCCGACGAGAAGGTCACCGCCATGATCCACCTGCGCCAGTTCCCCGAGGACCGCTACCTCACCATGGTGACCCGCAACGGCACCGTCAAGCGCATCCAGCTCTCCTCCATCAACACCGCCCGCAAGGCGGGCATCCGCTGCATCACCCTGGAGGAGGGGGATGAGCTCATCTGCGTCCGGGAGACCGACGGCGAGCAGGCCCTTCTCATCGCCACCCACGACGGCATGACCATCTCCTTCCTGGAGAGCGACGTGCGGTGCATGGGCCGGGACGCCTGCGGCGTCATGGGCATCCGGCTGCGGGACGGCGACTACGTGGTGGGGGCCGCCCGGGCCAAGTACGATCACCAGGTGCTGATGGTCACCGAGCGCGGCTACGGCAAGCGCACCCCCATGGACGAGTATTTCCGTGCCGACGGACCCCAGAAGCGGGGCGGCTACGGTCTGAAGGGCTATCAGGTCACCGAAAAGACCGGACCCGTGGTGGGGGTCAAGGTGGTCAGCGACGAGGACGATATCCTGGTCATCAACGACGCCGGCGTCATCATCCGCATGGCGGTGAAGGACATCAACGTCTACAGCCGCTCCGCCCAGGGCGTCAAGCTGATGAATCTGGACGAAGGGGTCAAGGTGATCTCCATCGCCCGCACCGACCACGAGGAGGAAGAGACCGGCGAGGGCGCGTCCGCCCCGGAGACGACGGAGGGCTGA
- a CDS encoding LptM family lipoprotein → MKKASIWMIGTLLCALLAACGSNPAAETPEQSPTAAVQTPASSPSGALEPSPTPEPTSEPPQTSLLTEENAPARAAYGAALMELLDHNILPDGTDYSNGYIGSIEDRERMAQNQFAVWDVDGDGREELILLYTTTAGERGFVFDWDEASGELRTQLEEFPLLTFYENGAVMAGWSHNQGKGGDFWPYFLYQYLPETDGYQQVGAVDAWDRALGIEGYPDQVDRSGTGFVYYIYGDLAAEWDKVEPVDAAEYHAWLDPYLGEGEELALPYCPLTAENIRMIQTAG, encoded by the coding sequence ATGAAAAAAGCAAGCATTTGGATGATCGGCACACTGCTGTGCGCCCTTCTGGCCGCCTGCGGGAGCAACCCGGCCGCAGAGACGCCGGAGCAGTCCCCTACCGCCGCCGTACAGACTCCCGCGTCCAGCCCTTCCGGCGCGCTGGAGCCGTCGCCCACGCCGGAACCGACCTCGGAACCGCCGCAGACCTCCCTGCTGACCGAGGAGAACGCCCCCGCACGGGCAGCCTATGGCGCTGCTCTGATGGAACTGCTGGATCACAATATTCTGCCCGACGGGACCGACTATTCCAACGGCTATATTGGCAGTATTGAGGATAGAGAGAGAATGGCGCAAAACCAGTTTGCCGTCTGGGATGTGGACGGAGATGGAAGAGAAGAACTGATCCTCCTCTACACTACCACGGCCGGGGAGCGGGGCTTCGTGTTCGATTGGGACGAGGCGTCGGGAGAGCTGCGGACGCAGTTGGAGGAATTTCCCCTGCTCACCTTTTATGAAAACGGCGCCGTTATGGCGGGCTGGTCCCACAACCAGGGCAAGGGCGGAGATTTCTGGCCCTATTTCCTCTACCAGTATCTGCCCGAGACCGACGGCTACCAGCAGGTGGGCGCGGTGGATGCCTGGGACAGGGCCCTGGGGATCGAGGGCTATCCCGACCAGGTGGACCGGAGCGGAACGGGTTTTGTCTACTATATCTACGGGGATCTGGCGGCGGAATGGGACAAGGTCGAGCCGGTGGACGCCGCCGAGTACCACGCCTGGCTGGACCCCTATTTGGGAGAGGGCGAAGAGCTGGCCCTTCCCTATTGCCCGCTGACAGCAGAGAACATCCGGATGATCCAGACGGCGGGCTGA
- the gyrB gene encoding DNA topoisomerase (ATP-hydrolyzing) subunit B, with amino-acid sequence MSEELETNEIGQMEQVEHEYGGSEIQVLEGLEAVRKRPGMYIGSTSSSGLHHLVYEIVDNAIDEALAGYCDEINVIIREGDIITVTDNGRGIPVDIQPQTGRPALEVVYTILHAGGKFGGGGYKVSGGLHGVGASVVNALSEWLEVQVHKDGKIYEMKFARGKVTQEMTVTGDTEKRGTMVTFKPDPEMFTDTTVYDYDILHTRMREEAFLNAGLRIHTIDQRPGREQHDDMCYAGGIREFVTWLNRAKTPIHTGVIYMSGQRGDSMAELAFQYTDSYSETILSFANNVHTPEGGMHETGFKQALTSTLNAYGKKMNLLKDGDEIKGEDYREGLTCVLSVKLTDAQFEGQTKAKLGNSEIRTLVSSIVSEKLEEFLEENPAVGKAILDKALTASRAREAARKARESIRRKTALGGAAMPDKLRDCNEVNPELTELYIVEGDSAGGSATQGRDSRFQAILPLWGKMLNVEKARADKVYGNDKLQPVITALGAGIGDEFDPSKLRYHKVIIMADADVDGAHIRTLLLTFFFRFMRPLIEQGYVYAAVPPLYKLTRGKATRVAFSDEERDRISAELRGDNPNAKVDINRYKGLGEMDPHELWETTMDPEKRTLKRIELDDAVKADETFTILMGEKVEPRKEFIEKNAQYAVNLDY; translated from the coding sequence ATGTCTGAAGAACTGGAAACCAACGAGATCGGCCAGATGGAACAGGTCGAGCACGAATACGGCGGCTCGGAGATCCAGGTCCTCGAGGGCCTGGAGGCCGTCCGCAAGCGGCCCGGTATGTATATCGGCTCCACTTCCTCCTCCGGCCTGCACCATCTGGTCTATGAGATCGTGGACAACGCCATCGACGAGGCCCTGGCCGGCTACTGCGACGAGATCAACGTCATCATCCGGGAGGGCGACATCATCACCGTCACCGACAACGGCCGCGGTATCCCCGTGGACATCCAGCCCCAGACCGGGCGGCCCGCCCTGGAGGTCGTCTACACCATCCTCCACGCCGGCGGTAAGTTCGGCGGCGGCGGCTACAAGGTATCCGGCGGCCTCCACGGCGTGGGCGCCAGCGTGGTCAACGCCCTCAGCGAGTGGCTGGAGGTCCAGGTCCACAAGGACGGCAAGATCTATGAGATGAAATTCGCCCGGGGTAAGGTCACCCAGGAGATGACCGTGACCGGCGATACCGAAAAGCGGGGCACCATGGTCACCTTTAAGCCCGACCCCGAGATGTTCACCGACACCACCGTCTACGACTACGACATCCTCCACACCCGCATGCGGGAGGAGGCCTTCCTCAACGCCGGGCTGCGCATCCACACCATCGACCAGCGACCCGGCCGGGAGCAGCACGACGACATGTGCTACGCCGGCGGCATCCGGGAATTCGTCACTTGGCTCAACCGGGCCAAGACCCCCATCCACACCGGCGTCATCTATATGTCCGGACAGCGGGGGGACTCCATGGCCGAGCTGGCCTTCCAATACACCGACAGCTACAGCGAGACCATCCTATCCTTCGCCAACAACGTCCACACCCCCGAGGGCGGCATGCACGAGACCGGCTTCAAGCAGGCCCTCACCTCCACCCTCAACGCCTATGGAAAAAAGATGAACCTCCTCAAGGACGGGGACGAGATCAAAGGCGAGGACTACCGGGAGGGCCTGACGTGCGTCCTCTCCGTCAAGCTCACCGACGCCCAGTTTGAAGGCCAGACCAAGGCCAAGCTGGGCAACTCCGAAATCCGCACCCTGGTCAGCAGCATCGTTTCGGAGAAGCTGGAGGAGTTTTTGGAGGAGAACCCCGCCGTGGGCAAGGCCATCCTGGACAAGGCCCTCACCGCCTCTCGGGCCCGGGAGGCCGCCCGCAAGGCCCGGGAGTCCATCCGGCGTAAGACCGCCCTGGGCGGCGCCGCCATGCCCGACAAGCTGCGGGACTGCAACGAGGTCAACCCGGAACTCACCGAACTCTACATCGTCGAGGGCGATTCCGCCGGCGGCTCCGCCACCCAGGGCCGGGACTCCCGCTTCCAGGCCATCCTCCCCCTGTGGGGCAAGATGCTCAACGTGGAGAAGGCCCGGGCCGACAAAGTCTACGGCAACGACAAGCTCCAGCCCGTCATCACCGCCCTGGGCGCCGGCATCGGGGACGAGTTCGACCCGAGCAAGCTGCGCTACCACAAGGTCATCATCATGGCCGATGCCGATGTGGACGGCGCCCACATCCGTACCCTGCTGCTCACCTTCTTCTTCCGCTTCATGCGGCCCCTCATCGAGCAGGGCTACGTCTACGCCGCCGTGCCCCCCCTCTACAAGCTGACCCGGGGCAAGGCCACCCGGGTGGCCTTCTCCGACGAGGAGCGGGATCGGATCTCCGCCGAGCTGCGGGGCGACAACCCCAACGCCAAGGTGGACATCAACCGCTATAAGGGCCTGGGCGAGATGGACCCCCACGAGCTGTGGGAGACCACCATGGACCCGGAAAAGCGCACCCTCAAGCGCATCGAGCTGGACGACGCCGTCAAGGCCGACGAGACCTTCACCATCCTCATGGGGGAAAAGGTGGAGCCCCGGAAGGAATTTATCGAGAAAAATGCCCAGTATGCCGTCAATCTGGACTACTGA
- the remB gene encoding extracellular matrix regulator RemB, translated as MYLHLGQSVVVPFRDVVGIFDLDNTTSSIYTRKFLERAEKEGRVVDVSGDLPKSFTVCRTGKGPPTVYLSQLSSATLLKRVENNTFE; from the coding sequence ATGTATCTGCACTTAGGCCAGTCGGTGGTGGTCCCCTTTCGGGATGTGGTCGGCATATTCGACCTGGATAACACCACCTCCTCCATTTATACCAGAAAATTCCTGGAGCGGGCGGAAAAGGAGGGCCGCGTGGTGGATGTGTCCGGGGACCTGCCCAAGTCCTTTACCGTATGCAGGACCGGCAAGGGTCCCCCTACCGTCTATCTGTCCCAGCTCTCCTCCGCCACTCTGCTCAAGCGGGTGGAGAACAACACCTTTGAATGA
- a CDS encoding Tat pathway signal protein yields MVILIAFVLAPLGAGFVLEYLVCRLSMGHGRLWKLLPPVLAAALTGAVALGRYRVWASAESPLPTLLFVPGLPALLGFLGLLAGWLAWRRMWLPRVVRNKQSE; encoded by the coding sequence TTGGTCATTCTCATCGCCTTTGTACTGGCCCCCCTGGGGGCCGGTTTTGTGCTGGAATATCTGGTATGCCGCCTGTCCATGGGACACGGCAGACTGTGGAAGCTGCTGCCCCCCGTCCTGGCCGCCGCGCTGACCGGGGCGGTGGCCCTGGGCCGCTACCGGGTCTGGGCCTCGGCGGAATCCCCCCTGCCCACCCTCCTTTTCGTGCCCGGTCTGCCCGCCCTGCTGGGCTTTCTCGGCCTGCTGGCCGGGTGGCTGGCATGGCGGCGCATGTGGCTGCCCCGGGTGGTCAGGAACAAACAATCCGAGTAA
- the recF gene encoding DNA replication/repair protein RecF (All proteins in this family for which functions are known are DNA-binding proteins that assist the filamentation of RecA onto DNA for the initiation of recombination or recombinational repair.), with protein sequence MIVRRLELDFYRNYPHLEADFSPVTNVIYGENAQGKTNLLEALAYLSTASSHRARYDRELIQFGVDSAFIKGELFSRERDFTLEARLSRTGRKHLFSNGVRLKNAGELSGILNTVLFCPEDLSLIREGAAARRRFLNECICQLRPRYAAALAEYNRLHEHKTRILRDWPEKPSLLDTLDEFSLRMAQTGAILIHYRAHFVKRLRETAPAIHADFSGGRERLGLTYETVKTVTDPEASPRDILPRLLEHQEAHRQAELEARSCLTGPHKDDLNVELDGRSAKSFASQGQTRTAALSLKLAAREIFFHDTGEWPVLLLDDVLSELDARRQEFVLNRIQGGQVFITCCEDDKLEGLREGKTFHIRAGALI encoded by the coding sequence ATGATCGTCCGACGGCTGGAGCTGGACTTCTACCGCAACTACCCCCATCTGGAGGCAGACTTCTCCCCCGTCACCAACGTCATCTACGGAGAGAACGCCCAGGGCAAGACCAATCTGCTGGAGGCGCTGGCCTATCTATCCACCGCCTCCTCCCACCGGGCCCGGTACGACCGGGAGCTCATCCAGTTCGGCGTGGACTCGGCCTTCATCAAGGGGGAGCTCTTTTCCCGGGAAAGGGACTTCACTTTGGAGGCCCGGCTGTCCCGGACGGGCCGGAAACACCTGTTCTCCAACGGGGTGCGGCTGAAAAACGCCGGGGAGCTGTCCGGCATTCTGAATACTGTGCTGTTCTGCCCCGAGGACCTCTCCCTCATCCGGGAGGGGGCCGCCGCAAGGCGGCGCTTCCTCAACGAGTGCATCTGCCAGCTCCGGCCCCGTTACGCCGCCGCCCTGGCCGAGTACAACCGGCTCCACGAGCACAAGACCCGCATCCTCCGGGACTGGCCGGAGAAGCCCTCCCTGCTGGATACCCTGGACGAGTTCTCCCTGCGCATGGCCCAGACTGGCGCCATCCTCATCCACTACCGGGCCCATTTCGTCAAGCGGCTGCGGGAGACGGCTCCCGCCATCCACGCCGATTTCTCCGGCGGGCGGGAGCGGCTGGGGCTGACGTATGAGACCGTCAAGACGGTGACCGACCCGGAGGCCAGCCCCCGGGACATCCTGCCCCGGCTCCTGGAGCACCAGGAGGCCCACCGGCAGGCCGAGCTGGAGGCCCGCTCCTGCCTCACCGGGCCCCACAAGGACGACCTGAACGTGGAGCTGGACGGACGGAGCGCCAAGAGCTTCGCCTCTCAGGGGCAGACCCGCACCGCCGCCCTCTCCCTCAAGCTGGCCGCCCGGGAGATCTTTTTCCACGACACCGGGGAGTGGCCGGTGCTGCTGCTGGACGACGTGCTCTCCGAGCTCGACGCCCGCCGGCAGGAGTTCGTCCTCAACCGCATCCAGGGCGGCCAGGTCTTCATCACCTGCTGCGAGGACGACAAGCTGGAGGGATTGCGGGAGGGAAAGACCTTTCACATCCGGGCCGGCGCGCTGATTTAG
- a CDS encoding RNA-binding S4 domain-containing protein codes for MQKQDVKITTAFIKLDALLKFAGVAGTGGEAKEAVQAGAVSVNGEVCTMRGKKIRPGDVVTLSGVQISVQ; via the coding sequence ATGCAGAAACAAGACGTGAAAATCACCACCGCGTTCATCAAGCTGGACGCCCTGCTCAAATTCGCCGGGGTGGCCGGCACCGGCGGAGAGGCCAAGGAGGCCGTCCAGGCCGGCGCGGTATCGGTCAACGGGGAGGTGTGCACCATGCGGGGGAAAAAAATTCGCCCCGGCGACGTGGTCACCCTGTCCGGCGTGCAGATCAGCGTGCAATGA